TGTGCAATGTCAAGATGAAAGGTCTCAATTAAAAAACCGACAAAAAGCTTTAAAAGTTTTGAAAACCAGATTATATGATTTGAAACTTCAAGAACAGACAGATGAAATTTCTGCACAGAGAAAATCTGTTGTAAAACGAGGTGATAGAAGTGATAAAATCAGAACTTATAATTATCCTCAAAATAGAGTAACAGATCACAGAATTGGTTTAACACTCTATGATCTTTCTTCAATTATGGAAGGTGAACTTTTTGAATTAATAGAAAAGATGAAAATTGCAGATAGAACTGAAAAACTAAAAGCTTAATTTTCTTCTTTCGAAAAGAATTCTAAAAATTTTGCTCCGGCTGCAAATACAAATCCGGTTAAAGATAAAATTACGTCATTAATTTCTAAGGAAAAAGTTTCGTTCATTCCAAATAAATAACTGAAAAAGTTTGTAAAAATTATTAAACCAAAAAATGCTGCAAATCCCGCTAAACCAATAGAAAGTGGATTTATCAAATATATTTTTAAATTTCTCACCAAATTATTTTCTCCAATTGATTCTGTGTAAATTTCGTTTGCTTGATTTTCTGTTAATCTATCCATTATTTCCCCCAAAGTTTTAATGCAAATAAGTGAAAAATCGAAAGTGGAAAATGTGATGTGACTCAAACATTTACATCATGATTACGAATATTTATTTCAAATTGAGAAAATTCATATAAAAAAATATAATTGTAATTATGAATTACTTAAATTACATCACAATTTTTAATAATCATTGGATCAAATTTTGGCAAAACTAATTTTTGCAATTCTTCTACTTTTTTCTATAAAAACTTTTTCTCAAATAACTTATGATGCAGATTTTGAAAGTGGAAATTTGGCATCAATTCAAACTTCAGATAATCTGAATTTTTACATTACAACAAGAGCAGATGAAGGAATTGACGGCGGAAGCACACGCTGGTTTTATTTCAGAATGAAAAATGTAAAGGATAAAAAAATTAGTCTGCGTTTTACAAATACAGATGTAACAAAAGCAATGTATTCTTATGATAATATTACTTTTGAAAGATTTAATGATCAAGAAACTTTTAGCGATGGAATTTTTATTAAAACTTTTGAAGAAGATACAGTTTACCTTGCTTACTACACACCATACAATTTTTCATATTTGCAGAAAAGAATAAGTGAGTGGAAAAAAAATCAGTTTGTTAAATTAGACACATTGGGCTTTTCTCCACAAGGGTTACCGATTCAAGAAATGATAATTACGGATAATTCAATTCCTCGCGAAGAAAAACAAATAATTTGGATTCACTCAAGAACGCATCCGAGCGAAACGCCAAGCTCTTGGCACTTTGACGGAATTGTTCAAGAACTTTTAAATGATGATGAAGTTATAAATTTTTATTTGCAGAAATTAGAATTTCATTTAATTCCGTTTACAAATCCGGACGGAGTTTTTTATGGAAGATCTCGTGTAAATTTTGAAGGAATTAATTTGGAAGAAAATTGGGATGATTCTGAAATTGCAACTTGTGATGAAGTAAAAATTCTCCGTGAAAGAATGAAAGAATTAAATGATGAAAAACCATTTTCTGTATTTTTAAATTTACATTCTCAAGCTGCATCTTATTGCACATTTTGGATTCACACGGCTAGTTCAACTTCACCATTTTTTTACAGAAGAGAATATCAATTCTGCAATTTAAATATTTCTGATAATCAATATTTTGTAAAATCTGATTATAGCGAATCAAATTTGAGATCTGTTTTCCCCGAAGGCTGGTTGTGGAATAATTACGGCGAAGAAGTTATGGCACTCACTTATGAAACACCGTATGATAATTATTTTAAAACTTTTTCTGATACTTTAATTGAAGTTACAAATGATAATTTATTCGAATTAGGAAGAAGAACAGTTTATGCAATTGCAGAATATTTAGAAATGTCTCATCCCAAACATTTGATAATGGATAATAAAATTGCAGAAGTAAACGGAACTTTTCAGACTTATGATATTACAAATGAATTTTACGGAAATGATTTTTTTGCTCTAGATGAAAATTCAAATTCATATGCAAATTATGAATCAGAAAATTTACCAAGCGGAAAATATGATGTTTCTGCATGGTGGGCAACCAGCGAAGCTAATTCCTACGAAACAAAATTTGAAATTACTGCCGGCTCAAATAATTATGAAATTACTAAAACTCAGAAATTAAATGGCGGACAGTGGAATTATTTAACAACAGTTGATTTAAATAATGAAGGAAAAATTTCAATTAAAGTACATGGAAATTCAACCGGATTAGTAATTGCTGATGCTTTTAGATTAATTTATACAGAAACAATTACAAGTATTAAAGAAACTAAAATTCCAACAAATTTTACTTTGTATCAAAATTATCCAAATCCTTTTAATCCAACTACTACTATTAAATATTCAATACCGTCAAAAGTGAAAAGTGAAACGTCAAACGTGAAAATAATTATTTATGATATTCTTGGAAAAGAAGTTGCAACCTTGGTGAATGAAAATCAATCTGCCGGAGAATATGAAGTTAATTTTAGTGCATCTAATCTATCAAGCGGAACGTACATTTATCGTTTGCAAGTTGGTGAATTTTCACAAACTAAAAAGATGATTTTGATAAAGTAATGCAAATTATCTTTCTAATCCAACATCTTAATTTTTTGTAATATTATATAATTTTTCTATTTCAGATGAAGTTAATGTTCTATTAAGCAATAATAAATCATCAATAATACCATTAAATGCGTATTTACTAATATCTCCACCATAAGATCCAATGAATAAATCAGAAGTATAATTACCAATCACATGATTTGTAATGATGGTATTCTCTAAAACTCCGTTTATATACATATTAAGTTCTTTCCCATTCCAGGTACCAACAATAAAATACCATCTATCATCTAATAGACTAGTAGAGCTAGGAACTCCTATTTGACCTTCATTCCAAGATCCTTGATTGTTAATATGTAATGATGCTCGAGAATCTGTTCTTATACCAAATGCATATTCACGATTATATAATGTACTGCCCTTGTATAAAATATATTTATCTTTTGATCCAAATACTTTTACCCATGCAGCAATTGTAAGTTGTTGGTTTAAGGGTGTTAATTTATCATTATCATAAATTTGTATAAAATCATTATTTCCATCAAAATATAATGCATTGTTCGGGTTTCCAAATCTATCATTAACAAATTCTGCACCATATAAAGTGCCATTTAATCCTTTGCCACTATAATCATTAACATTTCCAGTAAATGGATAAAAAGCAATAATTTCATCCTCTAAATTTTTTCCCCAAGAAACAGATAATAAAATACTTCCAGTTGTTGAATTTAATTGTAAATTAACAGGTATTATTGAATTTGGCTCTACATTAATATTCATTTCACCAGTATATATTATCATTTCGTGCTCATCATAAGCATTAACAACTAAATTCCAATTACCAGAATAAAGATTACTAATAATTAAGTTAGTGCTATTTACAGATTCTATGATCATTGATTTTTCAATTGTACTAAAACCTTCGCGCGTCAACCGTAATACTAATTTTACAACTTCTTGCGGGGTTGATTGTTTATTTAGAGAAAATTGAACACTTCCTAAATTTGAATTGTCAATTTCAGTAATATTTTGATCAGAACAACTAATTAATATAGTTAATGAAACTAAATATAAAAATCGTTTTAGCATTATATCCTCCATTTAAAAGATAATTCAGTGTCAAATATATAGCTTTAAAATAGATAATAAATTGATTTATATCAATTTGAACAATTTTAATTTCATGTTATATAATTTTAAAATATTTTTTCAAACTTTTAAGGTGGTTCCCTTTGAACCAAATTTGTTTTATTCTTTCAATTTCAATTGTCTCTTAAAATCTAAATTAAATTTGGAACATTATCAGTAATCAAAATTAGAATTTGAAAAAGATAAACAATAGTAGCTACAAATCATTGAAAAATGCGAAACTGTATTCAAAACTACTGCGACATTTTTAAACAGAGTACTATAATCGAGTATCAGATCCCG
The nucleotide sequence above comes from Ignavibacteriota bacterium. Encoded proteins:
- a CDS encoding LamG domain-containing protein; the encoded protein is MLKRFLYLVSLTILISCSDQNITEIDNSNLGSVQFSLNKQSTPQEVVKLVLRLTREGFSTIEKSMIIESVNSTNLIISNLYSGNWNLVVNAYDEHEMIIYTGEMNINVEPNSIIPVNLQLNSTTGSILLSVSWGKNLEDEIIAFYPFTGNVNDYSGKGLNGTLYGAEFVNDRFGNPNNALYFDGNNDFIQIYDNDKLTPLNQQLTIAAWVKVFGSKDKYILYKGSTLYNREYAFGIRTDSRASLHINNQGSWNEGQIGVPSSTSLLDDRWYFIVGTWNGKELNMYINGVLENTIITNHVIGNYTSDLFIGSYGGDISKYAFNGIIDDLLLLNRTLTSSEIEKLYNITKN
- a CDS encoding T9SS type A sorting domain-containing protein, giving the protein MAKLIFAILLLFSIKTFSQITYDADFESGNLASIQTSDNLNFYITTRADEGIDGGSTRWFYFRMKNVKDKKISLRFTNTDVTKAMYSYDNITFERFNDQETFSDGIFIKTFEEDTVYLAYYTPYNFSYLQKRISEWKKNQFVKLDTLGFSPQGLPIQEMIITDNSIPREEKQIIWIHSRTHPSETPSSWHFDGIVQELLNDDEVINFYLQKLEFHLIPFTNPDGVFYGRSRVNFEGINLEENWDDSEIATCDEVKILRERMKELNDEKPFSVFLNLHSQAASYCTFWIHTASSTSPFFYRREYQFCNLNISDNQYFVKSDYSESNLRSVFPEGWLWNNYGEEVMALTYETPYDNYFKTFSDTLIEVTNDNLFELGRRTVYAIAEYLEMSHPKHLIMDNKIAEVNGTFQTYDITNEFYGNDFFALDENSNSYANYESENLPSGKYDVSAWWATSEANSYETKFEITAGSNNYEITKTQKLNGGQWNYLTTVDLNNEGKISIKVHGNSTGLVIADAFRLIYTETITSIKETKIPTNFTLYQNYPNPFNPTTTIKYSIPSKVKSETSNVKIIIYDILGKEVATLVNENQSAGEYEVNFSASNLSSGTYIYRLQVGEFSQTKKMILIK